One genomic segment of Pyruvatibacter mobilis includes these proteins:
- a CDS encoding TIGR02186 family protein, with protein MSRALSFPLSGLTVAALLALMLPASAQEPLSRGPEAGRGEAVVADLSEKLIAITSNFTGAELLLFGNVDAPDMVTPALQRDVVAVVRGPYEPLTVRRKQRVAGIWVNSDAEEVPAAPGFYHVASTRLLSEIADADVYADAQIGLEAIELKGDGSAALPEAYREAILRAKTREGLYAQAPGSITFVGPSLFRAEIALPANVPVGSYIATVYLLRDGQITNQRSINLIINKSGIERFMYNFAQKTPFFYGVASVLVALLAGWIAGTVFRER; from the coding sequence ATGAGCCGTGCCCTCTCCTTTCCGCTCTCCGGCCTGACCGTTGCTGCCCTGCTGGCGCTGATGCTGCCCGCCTCCGCGCAGGAGCCCCTCTCGCGCGGGCCGGAGGCCGGCCGCGGCGAAGCGGTGGTGGCTGATCTCAGCGAGAAGCTGATCGCCATCACGTCCAATTTCACCGGGGCGGAGCTTCTGCTGTTCGGCAATGTGGATGCGCCGGACATGGTGACGCCCGCCCTGCAGCGCGACGTGGTGGCCGTGGTGCGCGGGCCCTATGAGCCGCTGACCGTGCGCCGCAAGCAGCGCGTGGCAGGCATCTGGGTCAACAGCGATGCCGAGGAAGTGCCCGCGGCGCCCGGCTTCTATCACGTGGCCAGCACACGGCTTCTTTCAGAGATTGCCGATGCGGATGTCTATGCGGACGCGCAGATCGGGCTTGAGGCCATCGAGCTGAAGGGTGACGGCAGCGCAGCGCTGCCGGAGGCGTACCGGGAGGCGATCCTGCGCGCCAAGACGCGCGAAGGGCTTTATGCCCAGGCGCCGGGCTCGATCACCTTCGTCGGCCCGTCGCTGTTCCGCGCCGAGATCGCCCTGCCCGCCAATGTGCCGGTGGGCTCCTACATCGCGACCGTCTATCTGCTGCGCGACGGGCAGATCACCAATCAGCGCTCGATCAATCTCATCATCAACAAGAGCGGCATCGAACGCTTCATGTACAATTTCGCGCAGAAGACGCCGTTCTTCTATGGCGTGGCGTCGGTGCTGGTGGCGCTGCTGGCGGGCTGGATCGCGGGCACCGTGTTCCGCGAGCGCTAG
- a CDS encoding cytochrome c biogenesis CcdA family protein, giving the protein MDTGSISYFAAFLGGLISFLSPCVLPLVPAYLSYMAGTTFEALSSEDEDVTRRALVGSFGFVLGFSTVFVALGATASAISPLILANKVVIGYVAGSVIIILGLHYMGLFRIRLLDREMRLMPATLGPSGSDDASPSPVMQALAPYGIGLAFGFGWTPCIGPILATILSIAASRDDLGYGVSLLSVYSMGLGLPFILAALGIRSFLAFSARFKRHMHKVEIAAGVLLVGTGLLIFFGSLETIAYWLIDAFPGLAKLG; this is encoded by the coding sequence ATGGATACCGGCAGCATTTCCTATTTCGCAGCATTTCTGGGCGGGCTCATCAGCTTTCTGAGCCCCTGCGTGCTGCCGCTGGTGCCGGCCTATCTGAGCTACATGGCGGGCACCACCTTCGAGGCCCTGTCCTCGGAAGACGAAGATGTCACGCGCCGGGCGCTGGTGGGGTCCTTCGGCTTCGTGCTCGGCTTTTCCACCGTCTTTGTTGCGCTGGGGGCCACGGCCTCGGCCATCAGCCCGCTGATCCTCGCCAACAAGGTGGTGATCGGCTATGTCGCCGGCAGCGTCATCATCATTCTCGGCCTGCATTACATGGGCCTGTTCCGCATCCGCCTGCTGGACAGGGAAATGCGGCTGATGCCGGCGACGCTTGGGCCGTCGGGCAGCGATGACGCAAGCCCTTCCCCGGTCATGCAGGCGCTGGCGCCCTATGGCATCGGGCTGGCCTTCGGTTTCGGGTGGACGCCGTGCATCGGGCCGATCCTGGCAACCATCCTCTCCATCGCCGCCAGCCGGGACGATCTGGGCTATGGCGTGTCGCTTCTCAGCGTCTATTCCATGGGGCTCGGCCTGCCCTTCATCCTGGCGGCGCTCGGCATCCGCTCGTTCCTGGCGTTCTCCGCCCGTTTCAAGCGGCACATGCACAAGGTCGAAATTGCGGCGGGCGTCCTGCTGGTGGGCACGGGCCTGCTGATCTTCTTCGGGTCGCTTGAGACCATCGCCTATTGGCTGATCGACGCCTTTCCCGGTCTGGCCAAGCTGGGGTAA
- a CDS encoding DUF3429 domain-containing protein, with product MTDDTAQTPAAADPRDPLDPPRAAALLGYAGAIPFITAAVIVFFLYPRDEAQTVLAIQIGYGAVILSFLGGIRWALAMLFPEDEALLKKLALSTLPALTGWVALIVPPAWGLPLLIAAFWAQASSDVAATKRNQAPRWYGGYRVRITILVVAALLVSAAGMLLRS from the coding sequence ATGACTGACGACACCGCCCAGACGCCTGCGGCCGCTGATCCGCGCGACCCGCTGGATCCGCCGCGCGCAGCGGCGCTGCTGGGCTATGCAGGCGCCATTCCCTTCATCACGGCGGCGGTGATCGTTTTCTTCCTCTATCCGCGCGACGAAGCGCAGACCGTGCTGGCGATCCAGATCGGCTATGGCGCTGTGATCCTCTCCTTCCTCGGCGGCATCCGCTGGGCGCTGGCGATGCTGTTTCCCGAAGACGAGGCGCTGCTGAAAAAGCTGGCACTCTCCACCCTGCCCGCGCTGACCGGCTGGGTGGCGCTGATCGTGCCGCCGGCCTGGGGCCTGCCGCTGCTGATCGCGGCTTTCTGGGCGCAGGCGTCGTCGGACGTTGCGGCGACCAAACGCAATCAGGCCCCGCGCTGGTATGGCGGCTACCGCGTGCGGATCACGATCCTGGTCGTGGCCGCCCTGCTAGTGAGCGCCGCGGGTATGCTGCTGCGGAGCTAG
- the pdeM gene encoding ligase-associated DNA damage response endonuclease PdeM translates to MISICGERLVPDASGALHLPAHNTLIVSDLHLEKGSSYARRGINLPPYDTRTTLKTLARVIRKYKPARVVSLGDSFHDPEGPERLTQADRDALLALTRAHDWLWIAGNHEGLVDGNALGGTAIEEMELGRLILRHEPAPAPATGEIAGHLHPCGVVRQRGRRLRRRCFASDGTRLVMPAFGAYTGGLNVLDRAFGPVFDGRFNAWLMGDAQVYPMPAARLVPDELEPARASSAAAYPRRSLAGRPRPGS, encoded by the coding sequence ATGATTTCGATCTGCGGGGAACGCCTGGTGCCGGACGCCTCAGGCGCGCTGCACCTGCCCGCCCACAACACCCTCATCGTCTCGGACCTGCACCTTGAGAAGGGCTCGTCCTATGCGCGCCGGGGCATCAACCTGCCGCCCTATGACACGCGCACGACCCTGAAAACGCTTGCCCGCGTGATCCGCAAATACAAGCCCGCCCGCGTGGTGTCGCTGGGCGACAGCTTCCATGACCCCGAAGGGCCGGAACGGCTGACGCAGGCCGACCGTGACGCGCTCCTTGCCCTGACGCGCGCCCATGACTGGCTGTGGATCGCGGGCAACCATGAAGGGCTGGTGGACGGCAATGCCCTGGGCGGCACGGCGATCGAGGAAATGGAGCTGGGCCGGCTGATCCTGCGCCATGAGCCTGCACCCGCGCCCGCCACCGGCGAGATCGCCGGCCATTTGCATCCCTGCGGGGTGGTGCGCCAGCGCGGCCGCCGCCTGCGCAGGCGCTGCTTTGCCTCCGACGGCACGCGGCTGGTGATGCCCGCCTTCGGCGCGTATACGGGCGGCCTCAACGTGCTCGACCGGGCCTTCGGCCCTGTCTTCGACGGCCGGTTCAATGCCTGGCTGATGGGGGATGCACAGGTCTATCCCATGCCCGCCGCCCGGCTGGTGCCGGACGAGCTGGAGCCCGCGCGCGCTAGCTCCGCAGCAGCATACCCGCGGCGCTCACTAGCAGGGCGGCCACGACCAGGATCGTGA
- a CDS encoding ligase-associated DNA damage response DEXH box helicase, with the protein MTASPATTNDADLPAPVLPDAFAAWFASRGWQARPHQLALAEAGLAGRSALLIAPTGGGKTLAGFLPSLIDLAERGPRKPGQVKKLHTLYISPLKALAVDVARNLEMPIAEMGLDIRVETRTGDTPQNRRQRQRRDPPDVLMTTPEQLALLLSYADSDTFFSGLKAVVLDELHALAPSKRGDQLALCLAQLRRFAPGLRLTGLSATVENPDRLRRYLVPQDGTEEALAELVIGAGGTLPDVSILDSAERIPWSGHSARHAMQEVYDAVCANRLVLIFVNTRSQAEFVFQSLWHLNEDTLPIALHHGSLATEQRRKVEAAMAAGELRAVVCTSTLDLGIDWGDVDLVVNIGAPKGASRLLQRIGRANHRLDDPSRALLVPSNRFEVLECEAAREAALTGTQDGDIDRPGALDVLAQHILGIACAAPFDADTLYRDVISAAPYRELPRDTFDRAVEFVATGGYALKAYDRFARLRKTPEGLWRLAHPSIAQRFRMNVGTIVEAPMLKVKLVRKGGRASRGGRYLGEIEEYFIEQLAPGDTFMFAGHILRFEGIHEQEALASKTKDDTPAIPAYYGGKFPLSTYLAERVREMLSDPKHWSALPGQVSEWLTIQQWRSVLPKPGELLVEIFPRADKFYMVMYPFEGRLAHQTLGMLLTRRLERFGARPMGFVASEYALAVWCLRDPGLMAERGLFTFGDLFDEDMLGDDLEAWLAESYLLKRTFRNCAVIAGLIERKFPGHEKSGRQVTFSSDLIYDVLREHEPDHLLMQATWADASAGLLDLKRLAALLARVKNRIVVKRLDRVSPLAVPVMLEIGKEQVAGEANEALLAEASEQLIDEAMRLI; encoded by the coding sequence ATGACCGCCAGTCCCGCCACCACGAATGACGCTGATTTGCCGGCACCGGTCCTGCCGGACGCCTTTGCCGCGTGGTTTGCCTCCCGCGGCTGGCAGGCGCGGCCGCATCAGCTGGCGCTGGCCGAAGCAGGCCTTGCGGGCCGCTCGGCGCTGCTGATCGCGCCGACGGGCGGCGGCAAGACGCTGGCGGGCTTCCTGCCGAGCCTCATCGACCTGGCGGAACGCGGCCCCCGCAAGCCGGGGCAGGTGAAAAAGCTGCACACGCTCTACATCTCGCCGCTCAAGGCACTGGCCGTGGACGTGGCGCGCAACCTTGAAATGCCCATCGCCGAAATGGGCCTCGACATCCGGGTCGAGACGCGCACCGGCGACACGCCGCAGAACCGCCGCCAGCGCCAGCGCCGCGACCCGCCGGACGTGCTGATGACAACGCCGGAACAGCTGGCGCTGCTTCTGTCCTATGCCGACAGTGACACATTCTTTTCGGGCCTCAAGGCGGTGGTACTGGACGAGCTGCACGCGCTGGCCCCCTCCAAGCGCGGCGACCAGCTGGCGCTGTGTCTGGCCCAGCTGCGCCGCTTCGCGCCGGGCCTGCGGCTCACCGGCCTCTCCGCCACCGTCGAAAACCCCGACCGCCTGCGCCGCTACCTCGTGCCCCAGGACGGCACGGAGGAGGCGCTGGCTGAGCTCGTGATCGGCGCGGGCGGCACGCTGCCCGATGTCTCGATCCTCGACAGTGCCGAACGCATCCCATGGTCCGGCCACTCGGCCCGCCACGCCATGCAGGAAGTCTATGACGCGGTATGCGCCAACCGGCTGGTGCTGATCTTCGTCAACACCCGCAGCCAGGCGGAATTCGTGTTCCAGAGCCTGTGGCACCTCAACGAGGACACGCTGCCCATCGCCCTGCATCACGGCTCGCTCGCCACCGAGCAGCGCCGCAAGGTGGAAGCCGCCATGGCGGCAGGCGAGCTGCGCGCGGTGGTGTGTACCTCGACGCTTGATCTCGGCATCGACTGGGGCGACGTGGACCTTGTGGTGAATATCGGCGCACCGAAGGGTGCAAGCCGCCTGCTGCAGCGCATCGGCCGCGCCAACCACCGGCTGGATGATCCAAGCCGCGCCCTGCTGGTGCCCTCCAACCGCTTCGAGGTGCTGGAATGTGAGGCCGCGCGCGAAGCGGCATTGACGGGCACCCAGGACGGCGATATCGACCGCCCCGGCGCGCTCGACGTGCTGGCCCAGCACATTCTGGGGATTGCCTGCGCGGCCCCGTTTGATGCGGACACGCTCTACCGTGATGTCATTTCGGCGGCGCCCTATCGCGAGCTGCCGCGCGATACCTTCGACCGCGCGGTGGAATTCGTCGCCACCGGCGGCTACGCGCTCAAGGCCTATGACCGCTTTGCCCGCCTGCGCAAAACGCCGGAAGGGCTGTGGCGGCTGGCGCATCCTTCCATCGCCCAGCGCTTCCGCATGAATGTGGGCACCATCGTTGAAGCGCCGATGCTGAAGGTGAAGCTGGTGCGCAAAGGCGGCCGCGCGTCGCGCGGCGGGCGCTATCTGGGCGAGATCGAGGAGTATTTCATCGAGCAGCTGGCACCGGGTGACACTTTCATGTTTGCCGGCCACATCCTGCGCTTTGAGGGCATTCACGAGCAGGAAGCGCTGGCGTCCAAGACCAAGGACGATACGCCCGCCATCCCCGCCTATTATGGCGGCAAGTTCCCGCTCTCCACCTATCTGGCCGAGCGCGTGCGCGAAATGCTGTCGGACCCCAAACACTGGTCGGCGCTGCCGGGGCAGGTGTCCGAATGGCTGACGATCCAGCAATGGCGCTCGGTGCTGCCCAAGCCCGGCGAACTGTTGGTGGAAATCTTTCCGCGTGCGGACAAGTTCTACATGGTGATGTACCCCTTTGAGGGGCGGCTGGCACACCAGACCCTCGGCATGCTGCTGACCCGGCGGCTGGAACGCTTCGGGGCGCGCCCCATGGGCTTTGTCGCCAGCGAATATGCGCTCGCCGTCTGGTGCCTGCGCGACCCGGGCCTGATGGCCGAACGCGGGCTTTTTACCTTCGGCGATCTGTTCGACGAGGACATGCTGGGCGATGACCTCGAAGCGTGGCTGGCCGAGAGTTATTTGCTCAAGCGCACCTTCCGCAATTGCGCGGTGATCGCGGGGCTGATCGAGCGCAAGTTTCCCGGCCACGAAAAGTCAGGCCGCCAGGTCACCTTCTCGTCTGATCTCATCTATGACGTGCTGCGCGAGCACGAGCCGGATCATCTGTTGATGCAGGCGACCTGGGCGGATGCGTCCGCCGGGCTTCTGGACCTGAAACGTTTGGCCGCATTGCTCGCCCGGGTGAAAAACAGAATCGTGGTAAAGCGCTTGGACCGGGTGTCACCGCTGGCGGTGCCGGTGATGCTGGAGATCGGCAAGGAGCAGGTGGCGGGCGAAGCCAATGAGGCGCTGCTGGCCGAAGCGTCCGAGCAACTGATTGACGAGGCGATGAGGCTCATATGA
- a CDS encoding ligase-associated DNA damage response exonuclease, with the protein MAMPPDELLHPTPQGLYCPPGDFYVDPVRPVDKAVITHGHADHARAGHGAVLATPETLAIMAVRYGEDFTGQRQALGYGEGVTINGVDVCLVPAGHVLGSAQAVITHRGTRIVVSGDYKRRPDPTCALFEPVPCDVFVTEATFALPVFRHPPTAQEVGKLLTSLGNFPDRTHLVGAYALGKAQRVIKHLREQGYDRPIYLHGAMEKLCALYQDFGVDLGELLPVAKRSREELAGQIVVAPPSATRDRWSRRFADPVTAFASGWMRVRARARQSQVELPLIISDHADWDELIATIEELAPEHLWVTHGREDALVHAATQMGIKAKPLSLVGYDDEDGDADTDAVAEATS; encoded by the coding sequence ATGGCCATGCCCCCGGACGAACTTCTGCACCCGACGCCCCAGGGGCTTTATTGCCCCCCGGGCGATTTCTATGTGGATCCCGTCCGTCCGGTGGACAAGGCGGTGATCACCCATGGGCATGCGGATCACGCCCGCGCGGGCCACGGGGCGGTGCTGGCAACGCCTGAAACGCTCGCCATCATGGCGGTGCGCTATGGCGAGGACTTCACCGGTCAGCGCCAGGCGCTCGGCTATGGCGAGGGGGTGACGATCAACGGCGTCGATGTGTGTCTCGTGCCCGCCGGCCATGTGCTGGGCTCAGCGCAGGCGGTCATCACCCACAGGGGCACGCGCATTGTCGTCTCCGGCGACTACAAGCGGCGGCCCGACCCCACCTGCGCCCTGTTCGAGCCGGTGCCGTGCGATGTCTTCGTCACCGAGGCCACCTTCGCCCTGCCCGTCTTCCGCCATCCGCCGACGGCGCAGGAAGTGGGCAAGCTTCTGACCTCGCTCGGCAATTTTCCTGACCGCACACATCTTGTCGGCGCCTATGCGCTGGGCAAGGCGCAGCGGGTCATCAAGCATCTGCGCGAGCAGGGCTATGACCGGCCCATCTATCTGCATGGGGCGATGGAAAAGCTGTGCGCGCTGTATCAGGATTTCGGCGTTGATCTCGGTGAGTTGCTGCCGGTCGCCAAGCGCTCCAGGGAGGAACTGGCCGGGCAGATCGTGGTGGCCCCACCCTCCGCCACGCGGGACCGGTGGTCGCGGCGCTTTGCGGACCCGGTGACGGCGTTTGCGTCCGGCTGGATGCGGGTGCGGGCGCGCGCCCGGCAATCGCAGGTCGAACTGCCGCTGATCATCTCGGACCACGCAGACTGGGACGAGCTGATCGCCACCATCGAGGAATTGGCGCCCGAGCATCTGTGGGTGACCCATGGGCGTGAGGACGCCCTGGTGCATGCGGCGACCCAGATGGGGATCAAGGCCAAACCGCTGAGCCTTGTCGGCTATGACGATGAGGATGGTGACGCGGATACTGATGCTGTCGCGGAGGCGACCTCGTGA
- a CDS encoding cisplatin damage response ATP-dependent DNA ligase: MNRFAQFLDALSYEPRRNGKLALMAAYFAEVPDPERGYALAALTGGLDFRHAKPALIRELVTQRVDATLFALSYDYVGDLAETTALIWPAKPGANRVPGLSDVVETLRGAAKSETPRLIESWLDALDANGRWALIKLVTGGLRVGVSARLAKTAVAQFGDLPVAEVEELWHGLDMPYTELFAWAEGTAAKPEHAALAPFRPVMLAHPIEDKDFDRLAPGDFRAEWKWDGIRVQAVSEGGTRRLYSRTGDDISHAFPDVIEALDFDAALDGELLVGADGVPRPFSVLQKRLNRKTVSKKMLADSPAFIRAYDALVLDGEDLRTLPFDDRRARLEAWHTATKPARIDLSEMVPFSTWDELATARETNQATGVEGLMLKRHDSTYEAGRPKGPWWKWKRDPHIIDAVLMYAQRGHGKRSSFYSDYTFGVWRGDDLVPVGKAYFGFTDEELKQIDKFVRNNTTNRFGPVREVTHTAEQGLVLEVAFEGLNASTRHKSGVAMRFPRVSRLRWDKPPAEADRLETLEALLPG, translated from the coding sequence GTGAACCGCTTCGCGCAGTTTCTCGACGCGCTCTCCTATGAGCCGCGCCGCAACGGCAAGCTTGCCCTGATGGCCGCCTATTTCGCCGAGGTGCCGGACCCCGAGCGCGGCTATGCGCTGGCGGCGCTGACGGGCGGGCTTGATTTCCGCCATGCCAAGCCGGCGCTGATCCGCGAACTGGTGACCCAGCGCGTGGACGCGACTTTGTTTGCGCTGTCCTACGATTATGTGGGCGACCTCGCTGAGACCACCGCGCTGATCTGGCCTGCCAAGCCCGGTGCCAACCGGGTGCCAGGCCTGTCGGACGTGGTGGAGACCCTGCGCGGGGCGGCCAAGAGCGAGACGCCGCGGCTGATCGAAAGCTGGCTCGACGCGCTGGATGCCAATGGCCGCTGGGCGCTCATCAAGCTTGTGACCGGCGGCCTGCGCGTGGGCGTGTCGGCGCGGCTGGCGAAGACCGCCGTTGCCCAGTTCGGTGACCTGCCGGTGGCCGAGGTGGAGGAACTGTGGCACGGGCTCGATATGCCCTATACGGAGCTTTTTGCCTGGGCCGAGGGCACAGCGGCAAAGCCCGAACACGCAGCGCTTGCCCCGTTCCGCCCGGTCATGCTGGCGCACCCGATTGAGGACAAGGACTTCGACAGGCTCGCCCCCGGTGATTTCCGTGCCGAGTGGAAATGGGACGGCATCCGCGTGCAGGCCGTCAGCGAGGGCGGCACGCGGCGGCTTTACAGCCGCACCGGCGACGACATTTCCCATGCCTTCCCGGATGTGATCGAGGCCCTTGATTTCGACGCCGCGCTTGATGGCGAATTGCTGGTGGGGGCAGACGGCGTGCCGCGGCCCTTCAGCGTCCTTCAGAAGCGGCTCAACCGGAAGACTGTGTCGAAGAAGATGCTGGCGGACAGCCCTGCCTTCATCCGCGCCTATGACGCGCTGGTGCTGGACGGGGAAGATTTGCGCACCCTGCCCTTCGATGACCGCCGGGCGCGACTCGAAGCCTGGCATACCGCCACCAAACCCGCGCGCATCGACTTGTCGGAAATGGTGCCGTTCTCGACCTGGGACGAGCTTGCCACTGCGCGGGAGACCAATCAGGCGACCGGCGTCGAGGGGCTGATGCTCAAGCGCCATGACAGCACCTATGAAGCCGGGCGCCCGAAGGGGCCGTGGTGGAAGTGGAAACGCGACCCGCACATCATCGACGCGGTGCTGATGTATGCCCAGCGCGGGCACGGCAAGCGGTCGTCATTTTATTCGGACTACACGTTCGGCGTCTGGCGGGGCGATGATCTTGTGCCCGTCGGCAAGGCCTATTTCGGCTTCACCGATGAGGAGCTGAAGCAGATCGACAAGTTCGTGCGGAACAACACCACCAACCGCTTCGGGCCGGTACGGGAGGTGACGCATACGGCCGAGCAAGGCCTTGTGCTGGAAGTGGCGTTTGAGGGGCTCAACGCCTCCACGCGGCATAAATCCGGCGTTGCCATGCGGTTTCCGCGCGTCTCCCGCCTGCGCTGGGACAAGCCGCCGGCGGAAGCGGACCGGCTGGAGACGCTGGAAGCGCTGTTGCCCGGCTGA
- a CDS encoding DUF6460 domain-containing protein yields MNNLFGGSPPAVILKIAIASVCVGLLLAITGMDPLMVWEDAFSTIGEVWGYALDWFVWAGKYLVMGAIIVVPIWIAVRLFDILFGGSKPS; encoded by the coding sequence ATGAACAATCTCTTCGGCGGATCACCGCCGGCCGTCATTCTGAAAATCGCCATCGCCAGCGTGTGCGTGGGACTTCTGCTCGCCATCACGGGCATGGACCCGCTGATGGTGTGGGAAGACGCTTTCTCCACCATCGGCGAAGTGTGGGGCTATGCGCTGGATTGGTTCGTCTGGGCGGGCAAGTATCTCGTGATGGGCGCGATCATCGTGGTGCCGATCTGGATCGCCGTGCGCCTGTTCGACATCCTGTTCGGCGGCAGCAAACCGTCATAA
- a CDS encoding transporter substrate-binding domain-containing protein — MRWITTWPHRRRSAVLLLLAFWAGGLVSARIDGLALMDVPYGRMLADGVPLPVEGTQTDIIIPDGADTGHVLGFATEGAYPPFNFVDATGALRGIEIDIIHAVCADLLVRCEIRAVAWDALLPGLARGEHEAVAASIRLPEGDTVSGPVRYTQPYLSHAIAFAARKDSNVPAAGTAAPPVGVVADTRPAAWLAAHRPDMQMRPYPSARALYAGLITGEVTLIVDDAVRLDRWLNDASGSCCRMTGGPHFDDMALGRGVGFVVAAENEALAASLDAALSRLRAAGRIDEITDRYLPFPLAPGEDS; from the coding sequence GTGAGGTGGATCACCACCTGGCCGCATCGCCGCCGCTCGGCCGTGCTGCTGCTTCTGGCCTTCTGGGCCGGCGGTCTCGTCAGTGCCCGGATCGATGGGCTGGCGCTGATGGATGTGCCCTATGGGCGCATGCTGGCGGATGGCGTGCCGCTGCCCGTTGAAGGCACGCAGACGGACATCATCATTCCGGACGGGGCCGATACTGGTCACGTGCTGGGCTTCGCCACCGAGGGCGCGTATCCGCCATTTAACTTCGTTGACGCGACCGGTGCCCTGCGCGGCATCGAGATCGACATCATCCATGCGGTCTGCGCTGATCTTCTGGTGCGGTGCGAGATCAGGGCCGTGGCCTGGGACGCCCTGCTGCCCGGCCTGGCGCGCGGGGAGCATGAGGCGGTGGCAGCCTCGATCCGCCTGCCGGAGGGAGACACGGTCTCAGGCCCCGTCCGTTACACGCAGCCCTATCTGTCCCACGCCATAGCCTTCGCCGCCCGGAAGGACAGCAATGTCCCCGCCGCCGGCACCGCTGCCCCGCCGGTCGGCGTTGTCGCGGACACGCGGCCGGCCGCCTGGCTTGCGGCGCACCGGCCGGATATGCAGATGCGCCCTTATCCAAGCGCACGGGCGCTTTATGCCGGGCTCATCACCGGCGAGGTCACGCTGATTGTCGATGACGCGGTGCGGCTTGACCGCTGGCTCAATGATGCGTCCGGCAGCTGCTGCCGCATGACCGGCGGCCCGCATTTTGATGACATGGCGCTGGGGCGCGGGGTGGGGTTCGTGGTAGCGGCGGAGAACGAGGCGCTGGCCGCGTCGCTTGACGCAGCCCTCAGCCGGCTCAGGGCCGCAGGCCGGATCGACGAAATCACCGACCGCTACCTGCCCTTCCCCCTCGCCCCGGGGGAAGACAGCTAG
- a CDS encoding SixA phosphatase family protein gives MKRLLLLRHAKSDWSDDDLDDHARPLNARGRAAATRMGQYLRDNGLRPDLVICSTATRTRETLDRILEVLPVDAEIIHDRGMYLAMPDRMLELALDHAAAVDFDPSVILVIAHNPGTHSLALELAAEGDPETLRTLNMKYPTGSLTVIESDSDSWPDIMKGGRLAGFIMPRALPPVGG, from the coding sequence GTGAAACGGCTGCTGCTTCTCCGTCACGCCAAGTCCGACTGGTCGGATGATGATCTCGATGATCACGCCCGCCCGCTCAACGCCCGTGGCCGCGCGGCGGCAACCCGCATGGGCCAGTATCTGCGGGATAACGGCCTCAGGCCGGACCTCGTGATCTGCTCCACCGCGACCCGCACCCGCGAGACCCTGGACCGCATTCTCGAGGTGCTGCCGGTGGATGCCGAGATCATCCACGACCGGGGCATGTATCTCGCCATGCCGGACCGGATGCTGGAACTGGCGCTGGACCATGCGGCGGCGGTCGATTTCGACCCGTCCGTGATTCTCGTCATCGCCCACAACCCCGGTACGCACAGCCTGGCGCTGGAGCTGGCTGCCGAGGGCGACCCTGAGACCCTCCGCACCCTGAACATGAAATACCCGACCGGCAGCCTGACGGTGATCGAGAGCGACAGCGACAGCTGGCCCGACATCATGAAGGGCGGCCGCCTCGCGGGCTTCATCATGCCCCGCGCTCTGCCGCCCGTCGGCGGCTAG
- a CDS encoding sterol desaturase family protein, producing the protein MEQFLVSHEGTVRLFAFAGLLLAFVAAEALWPRRDRRQPRLRRWATNGAITLLNTVALRVAVPVLAVGAAGFAQRLDVGLLNLWDPAPWLAFVIALVVLDLVIYAQHVVFHHVPLLWRIHRVHHADRDIDASTALRFHPVEIILSMGIKIAVVMALGAPPAAVIAFEIILNGMAMFNHANLRLPGALDGLLRLAVVTPDMHRVHHSVHMRETNSNFGFNLSLWDRLFGTYRAAPADGHDRMTIGLAEYQDDRPSQLGFALWLPFTKGR; encoded by the coding sequence ATGGAGCAATTTCTCGTCAGCCATGAAGGGACCGTGCGGCTTTTCGCGTTCGCCGGGCTGCTGCTTGCGTTTGTGGCGGCGGAAGCCCTGTGGCCCCGGCGCGACCGCCGGCAGCCGCGCCTGCGCCGCTGGGCCACCAATGGTGCGATCACCCTGCTCAATACTGTGGCCCTGCGCGTGGCTGTGCCGGTGCTGGCGGTGGGGGCGGCGGGCTTTGCCCAGCGTCTGGATGTGGGCCTACTCAACCTGTGGGATCCCGCGCCCTGGCTGGCCTTCGTCATCGCGCTGGTGGTGCTTGATCTTGTGATCTATGCGCAGCATGTGGTCTTCCATCACGTTCCGCTGCTGTGGCGCATCCACCGGGTGCACCATGCCGACCGGGACATTGATGCGTCCACCGCGCTGCGCTTCCACCCGGTGGAAATCATCCTCAGCATGGGGATCAAGATCGCGGTGGTGATGGCGCTCGGCGCCCCGCCCGCGGCGGTCATCGCCTTTGAAATCATCCTCAACGGCATGGCCATGTTCAACCACGCCAACCTCCGCTTGCCCGGCGCGCTGGACGGCCTGCTGCGCCTTGCTGTGGTGACGCCGGACATGCACCGGGTCCATCATTCGGTGCATATGCGCGAAACCAACAGCAATTTCGGCTTCAACCTGTCGCTTTGGGACCGGCTCTTTGGTACCTATAGGGCGGCGCCGGCGGATGGGCATGACCGCATGACCATCGGCCTCGCCGAGTATCAGGATGACCGTCCCTCGCAGTTGGGTTTTGCGCTCTGGCTGCCTTTCACCAAGGGGCGCTAA